The genomic stretch AGAATATATCAGGTATCTTTAACGGCGAATATATCGTGGAACAATTTCGAACAGGGAACGGACGCCCTTAACTTTGCACAAAGTAGGAAAATCCCACTGAATTTCCTGTGCAAAGAGTATGTCTCCTCCGGTGGTGGGCATAACCTTTCGTTCAGCATCAAGCCGATGTTTCCCCTGATTCTGTCGGAAACCGTTTGGTCCTTAAAATCAAAAGAGGTTTCGAGGTCCCCCGCAAACGGTTCACCCAGAGTCATGACACTGTCAACATGTGCGTCAATCATTGCCTGTGATTCGAGTCCCGTTAGGTATCCCAATTGCTTGGACATCTCTTGCGCGCCTGGTCTATTACCTGCAGTTGCGTACGTGAGTAGCTTTCTATACTTCTGTATGAAGTCATGCGGGAAGGGTCTTGATGCACCGAAATCTAGCAGTTCTATTTTGTGAGTTTTGCTATTGTACAAGAAGTTAGCCCAGTTTGGATCGGTCTGCATGTATTCAAAAGTCGCGATCTCCTCAAGACACAGTCTCATGATGTGTTCCGCGATGAAGTTCTTTACCTCCTGGGTCTCGACATGTGTCGGCAATTTCATGATTTCATCACCTTCCATCATGGACATTGTAAGCACATTGGGTGTGGTGtaatcttcaaaaacgtGTGGTACTGTGAACACGGGATCGTCCTTTaacaacttttcaaatttctgTAACGCTTTCGCCTCTCTTAGATAATCGCACTCCCATCTAAGCTCCTTCCTGGCATTTGCTATTGTCTTATCTAGGAACAGCCCCCTGGGCAGTAGGCTCGACGCGGTaagcagcagaagaaggTTATTCAAGTCTGAGTCAATCGAGTCCTTGACACCTGGGTATTGAATCTTCACAACCACTTTGGTACCGTCTGCCAATACAGCTGAGTGAACCTGCCCTATACTTGCCGCGGCAATGGGGACCTCATCAAATGTTTGGAACTTGTCTCTCCAGTCTTCACCGAGTTCCCTTTTCAATACTCTCAGCAATTGTCTCTGAGGCATGAAATTGGCGCTATTTTGAACCTTTGACAGAATCACGTAGAGCTCCCTGGGTAATACTTTTTCGTCCTGGAAGGACATGAGCTGACCAATTTTCAAAGCTGCACCTCTCATCTGTGCAAACTTCCTCGTGATTCTTTCGATGTTCGAGTCTGACAGAATCAAAGATTTCATCGTTGGGGAATTGCCCTTCGCCATCTCGCTGATACCATGGGCTGCGACATTCATACCAACGCCTGCCGCCAGGCTACCGTAATGGAACAGTCTCGACAGTCTAGACGCGGGGACACTCGAGCTTTGCATTTGCCTGGATCCATCGgcttctttttcttccccCTCTCCCTGCGTAGCAGCATCTTCAGGCTTCCCACCCCTCACGAAAGGCCTAGCTGTAGTTGAGTAGTGTCTCACTTGGCCTGCCTTTGTCTGTGGCGTTCCGCCAGTTTTCGGTGGGGCCGCCACCTGCGCCTTCCGCGACAACTCCACCGCCTTGTCCCACTGTGGATCAGAATACCACTGGTACCGTGACAGCACGGAATTGACCACGGGGGAGGTGTTAACCCACGTCTCCAAACCGCCTGACGTGATGGCAGCAGCCCTCTTGACCACATCTTTAGCGGACGAACCAACACACCACAAATAGTAGAGATTCTTCCTCGTCGACATACCCCCCCTGCTAGTGCTCTTCCCTGCTACCAGAGAACTCTACGAGCAGGCTGATGTTCCCCCCCCTTAGAAGTGCGCTACCTGTACAGAGTTCCGTTGTATCAAAAGCGCGAAACGGGTCCCCATGTTCCTTATTTGCTGCGGTTACCCGGATACACATGTGTTCTGACACACGCTCCGCATCGCCCAGTTCATCACCTTCTTTGCTTATCATCCCCCCCAAACCTCTCAATCTAATACTAACCGCTTTTCTAAcaccatcaccatcaccagGCAAATCGAGCCATCGTGCCGTCCGAGAACAAGCCTCAGAGACACTCAACAGTGCAAATGCTTACACTGTTAAGAGAGTAGAGACGATTTTTTgacagaaaaaaattacaactgaaaaatttcaagcgatgagatgagtTCGTTCCGTCGTTGTGTCTGAGTGTTACTACATCCATTGAATTGAACTCTGTATCTTTAATTGTGGTACTGTGCTGGTTAAATGGGTTCAAAGAGAAGGTTTTCAGAAGAAAATATGGCAGAAGAGAAGCAATTGCACCACGAGCACCCGGATCCCGTAGCGACGTCTATTCCAGAGAAGGCTGCAGAAATCGCAGAGGAGTTGACGCGGAAACACCCGCCCTCACCATCGCCTCCACTGATTCACCACGATGCTGGGGAGTTTACCGGGCTTTTCCGGCACCACACTACTGCGGAGCAAGCGCAGAAGTTGGAGGATGGGAAGGTCAACCCATTTACAGGTGGTAAGTTTAGCGCAAACTACGTCAAGatcttgaaagtgaggCGTGATTTACCTGTGCACGCGCAGAGGGACGAGTTCTTGCGGATATACCAGGAGAACCAGATTATGGTGTTCGTTGGTGAGACTGGGTCCGGTAAGACCACGCAGATCCCGCAGTTTGTGCTGTACGACGAGATGCCACACTTGGAGAACACGCAGATTGCGTGTACTCAGCCACGTCGTGTTGCCGCAATGAGTGTGGCACAGAGAGTTGCGGAGGAGATGGATGTCAAGCTGGGCGAAGAGGTTGGTTATTCGATCAGATTCGAGAACAAGACCTCGAACAAGACAATACTGAAGTACATGACCGACGGTATGCTTTTGAGAGAGGCAATGGAGGACCacgacttgaagaaatacTCGTGCATTGTGCTGGATGAGGCGCACGAACGTACCCTTGCTACCGATATCCTGATGGGGTTGCTGAAACAAGTGGTACAGAGAAGGAAGGATCTGAAGATTATTATCATGTCCGCCACACTGGATGCggaaaagtttcaaagcTATTTCAACGACGCGCCTCTGCTGGCTGTCCCCGGGAGAACTTTCCCCGTTGAGATATATTACACTCCGGAGTTCCAAAGAGACTACTTGGACTCCGCAATTCGCACAGTGCTGCAGATACACGCcacagaggaggaaggtgaTATCTTGCTGTTCTTGACTGGTGAAGACGAAATTGAGGAGGCGGTGAGAAAGATTTCTTTGGAAGGTGACCAGTTGACCAGAGAGGAAGGTTGCGGTCCACTGTCCGTTTACCCATTGTACGGTTCCCTGCCACCACACATGCAGCAGCGTATCTTCGAACCTGCACCGCAGTCCCACAACGGTAGACCAGGGCGGAAAGTCGTCGTCTCCACAAACATTGCGGAAACGTCATTGACTATCGACGGTATTGTGTACGTTGTCGACCCTGGGTTCTCCAAACAGAAAGTTTACAACCCAAGAATCAGAGTCGAGTCGCTGCTGGTGTCGCCCATCTCTAAGGCCTCGGCACAACAGAGAGCTGGTCGTGCCGGTCGTACCAGACCAGGTAAGTGTTTCAGACTGTACACGGAGGAAGCCTTCCAAAAGGAGTTGATAGAGCAAAGTTACCCAGAGATTCTGCGTTCCAACTTATCGTCTACTGTGCTGGAACTTAAGAAACTGGGCATTGACGATTTAGTCCACTTCGATTTCATGGATCCTCCAGCCCCAGAAACGATGATGAGGGCGTTGGAGGAGTTGAATTACTTGGCGTGCTTGGACGATGACGGAAACTTGACTCCACTGGGAAGGTTAGCCTCACAGTTCCCACTGGACCCAATGCTAGCGGTCTTGCTTATCGGATCCTTCGAGTTCCATTGTTCGCAAGAAATACTGACCATCGTGGCCATGTTGTCCGTTCCAAATGTCTTCATCCGTCCGTCGAAAGACAGGAAGAGATCTGACGATGCCAAGAACGTCTTTGCACACCCTGATGGGGACCACTTAACTTTGCTGAACGTGTACCACGGGTTCAAGTCCGACGAAGCTTACGAGTTCGGGATCCAGAAATGGTGTCGAGAGCATTTCTTGAATTACAGGTCGTTGGCTGCCGCGGATAACATCCGCAACCAACTGGAGAGGCTGATGTTGCGCCACAACCTGGAGCTGAACACCACGGACTACGACTCTCCAAAGTACTTCGACAACATCAGGAAGGCGCTAGCCGCTGGGTTCTTCATGCAGGTTGCCAAGAAGAGATCTGGTGGGAAGGGCTACATCACCGTGAAGGATAACCAGGACGTCCTGATCCACCCGAGCACGGTGATCGGCCACGACTCCGAATGGGTCATCTACAACGAGTTTGTGTTGACCTCCAAGAACTACATCAGAACAGTGACTTCCGTGAGGCCCGAATGGCTGATCGAGTTCGCTCCAGCGTACTACGACCTGGACAACTTCCAGAAGGGTGACATCAAAATGTCACTCGAGAGGGTCCAAGAGAAAGTCGACCGGATGAAGGATCTTCATACCAGCTCGAAGAAGTccaagagcaagaaaagCAAGAACTAGTCCCCACCCCCGTTCCCGACGGTCCTCGAAGTCCGGGACCAATTCTTATTATTGTGCCGGCCaataatattatataacaCGCACATAAATTCATAGACAGCCATCCCAAGTGGAGACTCCCATCTTACAAGACGGGCCTCCTTTGTAAATTATACGTAAGAGAATGGGCCCTTCAAGCACCTTTGAGTAGCAGAGTAGTGTCCCTGCTCTTCCTGTCAAGACTGGGGTTTCCGTTCCGGGGAAACTCCGACATCTCGTGGTTATTCCGTCTATCctattcttcaaaaaactcCTCGAGGGAGAAAAGGGGGAAGAAGTGGAGGGTGAAGAGCTCCACTTCTCGAGTGTTGATCGTGATCCGTTGATGTACATCTGTCTCGGCAGTGTTGGTTGAACGTGTATTTACagttatatatatattgtagAGTTTTATATTGGGAAAGGGATTTCGTTAGAACTACAGTACGTTAAGAAAGGACAATATTCCAATGTACAGCAGAAGAACTATAGTTATTGAAGAGGTTGAAGGTTGGCCCGGGAATGGGCGGGCTGCAGCGGTGGGAGCCCCCGGGGACCAGTTGGGAGATAGGAACAGCTCGATCCATGCATTGTTGGACATGACCAGAACGCAGTCCATCTTGATGGAGGCCACGAGGGAGTTGCACGATCTCACAGAACAGATAGATA from Huiozyma naganishii CBS 8797 chromosome 6, complete genome encodes the following:
- the COQ8 gene encoding protein kinase COQ8 (similar to Saccharomyces cerevisiae ABC1 (YGL119W) and YBR230W-A; ancestral locus Anc_6.133) yields the protein MSTRKNLYYLWCVGSSAKDVVKRAAAITSGGLETWVNTSPVVNSVLSRYQWYSDPQWDKAVELSRKAQVAAPPKTGGTPQTKAGQVRHYSTTARPFVRGGKPEDAATQGEGEEKEADGSRQMQSSSVPASRLSRLFHYGSLAAGVGMNVAAHGISEMAKGNSPTMKSLILSDSNIERITRKFAQMRGAALKIGQLMSFQDEKVLPRELYVILSKVQNSANFMPQRQLLRVLKRELGEDWRDKFQTFDEVPIAAASIGQVHSAVLADGTKVVVKIQYPGVKDSIDSDLNNLLLLLTASSLLPRGLFLDKTIANARKELRWECDYLREAKALQKFEKLLKDDPVFTVPHVFEDYTTPNVLTMSMMEGDEIMKLPTHVETQEVKNFIAEHIMRLCLEEIATFEYMQTDPNWANFLYNSKTHKIELLDFGASRPFPHDFIQKYRKLLTYATAGNRPGAQEMSKQLGYLTGLESQAMIDAHVDSVMTLGEPFAGDLETSFDFKDQTVSDRIRGNIGLMLNERLCPPPEETYSLHRKFSGIFLLCAKLRASVPCSKLFHDIFAVKDT
- the PRP43 gene encoding DEAH-box ATP-dependent RNA helicase PRP43 (similar to Saccharomyces cerevisiae PRP43 (YGL120C); ancestral locus Anc_6.132), coding for MGSKRRFSEENMAEEKQLHHEHPDPVATSIPEKAAEIAEELTRKHPPSPSPPLIHHDAGEFTGLFRHHTTAEQAQKLEDGKVNPFTGGKFSANYVKILKVRRDLPVHAQRDEFLRIYQENQIMVFVGETGSGKTTQIPQFVLYDEMPHLENTQIACTQPRRVAAMSVAQRVAEEMDVKLGEEVGYSIRFENKTSNKTILKYMTDGMLLREAMEDHDLKKYSCIVLDEAHERTLATDILMGLLKQVVQRRKDLKIIIMSATLDAEKFQSYFNDAPLLAVPGRTFPVEIYYTPEFQRDYLDSAIRTVLQIHATEEEGDILLFLTGEDEIEEAVRKISLEGDQLTREEGCGPLSVYPLYGSLPPHMQQRIFEPAPQSHNGRPGRKVVVSTNIAETSLTIDGIVYVVDPGFSKQKVYNPRIRVESLLVSPISKASAQQRAGRAGRTRPGKCFRLYTEEAFQKELIEQSYPEILRSNLSSTVLELKKLGIDDLVHFDFMDPPAPETMMRALEELNYLACLDDDGNLTPLGRLASQFPLDPMLAVLLIGSFEFHCSQEILTIVAMLSVPNVFIRPSKDRKRSDDAKNVFAHPDGDHLTLLNVYHGFKSDEAYEFGIQKWCREHFLNYRSLAAADNIRNQLERLMLRHNLELNTTDYDSPKYFDNIRKALAAGFFMQVAKKRSGGKGYITVKDNQDVLIHPSTVIGHDSEWVIYNEFVLTSKNYIRTVTSVRPEWLIEFAPAYYDLDNFQKGDIKMSLERVQEKVDRMKDLHTSSKKSKSKKSKN